A single region of the Chryseobacterium sp. 6424 genome encodes:
- a CDS encoding transcriptional regulator translates to MNYIRHLTGFFDKIQEDERLNPTHISLYIALFQFWNVNHFRNPISISRNEMMKLSKISAYGTYHKCIKELQEFGYIEYIPSFNPYKGSTVNLFEFDDSDDYDLAKSENEQISKSNHIRKSASSEKLSQTVSEIEQVAYQKLNKNHIKNRTGSEQVMNNYNIKIDTGFEQELIPSTNISNNTNYKTEEELAQPQKKLLDKKSVKIKIEKQGSKIPPEFFEVQMYFEEKDSTKWEAEKFFNHYESNGWLVGGNSPMKNWQAGARKWLLNCKKYNFSTTEKSKISIPNFGRIPQPHHLNATVQKSYQEKL, encoded by the coding sequence ATGAATTATATTCGGCATTTAACGGGTTTCTTCGACAAAATCCAAGAAGATGAGCGCCTAAACCCTACTCACATCAGTCTTTATATTGCATTATTTCAATTTTGGAACGTCAATCATTTTCGAAATCCCATCAGTATTTCGCGAAACGAAATGATGAAGTTAAGTAAGATTTCGGCTTACGGAACTTACCACAAATGCATCAAAGAATTGCAGGAATTCGGCTATATTGAATATATACCCTCTTTCAATCCCTACAAAGGGAGCACTGTAAATTTATTTGAATTTGATGATTCAGATGACTACGATTTAGCCAAATCAGAAAATGAACAAATCTCTAAATCTAACCATATCAGAAAGTCTGCGAGTAGTGAAAAACTTAGCCAAACCGTATCAGAAATTGAACAGGTAGCGTATCAAAAACTGAACAAGAACCACATCAAAAATCGAACAGGTAGTGAACAAGTGATGAACAACTACAATATCAAAATCGATACAGGTTTTGAACAAGAATTGATACCTTCTACAAACATATCAAACAATACAAACTATAAAACAGAGGAAGAGTTAGCGCAACCTCAAAAAAAATTGTTAGATAAAAAGTCAGTAAAAATCAAAATTGAAAAGCAGGGTTCAAAAATCCCACCTGAATTTTTTGAAGTGCAAATGTATTTTGAAGAAAAAGATTCCACAAAATGGGAAGCCGAAAAATTTTTCAATCATTACGAAAGCAACGGTTGGCTTGTCGGCGGAAACTCGCCAATGAAAAATTGGCAAGCAGGCGCAAGAAAATGGCTTTTGAATTGCAAAAAGTATAATTTTTCCACCACAGAAAAATCAAAAATTTCGATTCCAAATTTCGGTAGGATTCCTCAACCACACCACCTAAACGCTACCGTACAGAAATCTTATCAAGAAAAACTATAA
- a CDS encoding peptidase domain-containing ABC transporter, whose amino-acid sequence MLKFYPQYDQMDCGPACLAMITSHYGIEYGLQYLRDNSFITRDGVSLLGISEASEKIGLDSFALKMSIENIKKDVLPAILHWNQNHFVVLYDISNSLISKEKKYRIADPAHGFISLSGEKFKKSWYSDSENEKGIALILKPTEEFFKKKPPIIEELSVKYLMKYLKPHKIKMVQMFFLLMLGTVLTLIFPILTQRLIDDGVLKKNLSLITYILLAQLSFFFGNIVINIFRNWIMLIVGTKINIQIISDFLKKLLRLPIKFFETKLIGDFNQRIQDHERIENFLTSQSLVTFFSIVSFSVFFGVLWYYNFFVLAVYTLLTIASVMWSLYWLKKRKILDYYHFLQRSANQDSIYEIISGVSEMKLNQFEDFKRQEWEQIQQKLFKINIRILKLDQIQLSGFEFINQLKNIIVTFLSAYFVIKGNMTLGALLSVSYIIGQMNSPVSQLINFFRSLQDAKLSLARLNEVQNNPEEEHENQVPLLSKKYTENNGIEKGIYFKNVSFQYEGPQSPCVLKGINLFIPEGKITAIVGASGSGKTTLIKMLLKFYEPIEGKIKFNHLNINEVSPTDLRKNCGVVMQDGFIFSDTIERNIATSDEIINYEKLNKALETANIKSFVEELPLGLNTKIGASGNGISGGQKQRILIARAVYKNPHFILFDEATSALDAENEKIIHDNLQSFFKGKTVIIVAHRLSTVKNADQIIVLKNGQIVEQGNHQELVSKKADYFNLVKNQLELGN is encoded by the coding sequence ATGCTTAAATTTTATCCCCAATATGACCAAATGGACTGTGGTCCAGCCTGTTTGGCAATGATAACATCTCATTATGGTATAGAGTATGGTCTACAATATTTGAGAGACAATAGTTTTATTACTAGGGATGGAGTATCATTATTGGGTATAAGTGAAGCTTCAGAAAAAATTGGTCTTGATAGTTTTGCACTAAAAATGTCAATAGAAAATATTAAAAAAGATGTTTTACCTGCAATTTTGCATTGGAATCAAAACCATTTTGTAGTACTGTACGATATTTCAAATAGTTTAATTTCAAAAGAAAAAAAATATAGAATAGCGGATCCAGCTCACGGATTTATTTCATTATCAGGAGAAAAGTTTAAAAAATCATGGTATTCTGATTCGGAGAATGAAAAAGGAATTGCATTGATATTAAAGCCTACTGAAGAGTTTTTCAAAAAAAAACCTCCTATAATTGAAGAATTGTCGGTTAAATATTTGATGAAATATTTGAAGCCCCACAAGATAAAAATGGTACAAATGTTTTTCTTATTGATGCTTGGAACAGTATTAACTTTAATATTTCCAATCTTAACTCAAAGACTTATTGATGATGGTGTTTTAAAAAAAAATTTATCACTAATAACATACATCTTACTTGCACAACTGTCTTTTTTCTTTGGCAACATTGTTATCAATATTTTCCGCAACTGGATAATGCTTATTGTAGGAACAAAAATTAATATCCAGATCATTTCAGATTTTCTTAAAAAACTCTTAAGGCTTCCAATAAAATTTTTTGAGACAAAATTAATTGGAGATTTTAACCAACGTATTCAAGATCATGAAAGGATAGAAAATTTTCTAACTTCACAGAGTCTAGTTACTTTTTTTTCTATAGTTAGTTTTTCAGTATTTTTTGGAGTTCTTTGGTATTATAATTTTTTTGTCCTTGCTGTTTATACACTTCTGACAATTGCTTCAGTTATGTGGTCATTATACTGGCTTAAAAAGCGTAAAATTCTTGATTACTATCATTTTTTACAAAGAAGTGCCAATCAAGACTCAATATATGAGATTATTAGCGGTGTTTCAGAAATGAAGCTCAATCAATTTGAAGATTTTAAGCGTCAAGAATGGGAGCAAATCCAGCAAAAGCTTTTTAAAATCAATATTCGCATTCTCAAATTGGATCAAATCCAACTCTCTGGATTTGAATTCATTAATCAGCTCAAAAACATTATTGTGACTTTTCTCTCTGCCTATTTTGTAATAAAAGGAAATATGACGTTGGGGGCACTTTTAAGTGTATCATACATCATTGGTCAGATGAATTCTCCTGTTAGCCAACTCATTAATTTTTTTAGATCATTACAGGATGCAAAATTGAGTTTAGCACGACTAAACGAAGTGCAAAATAATCCTGAAGAAGAACACGAAAATCAAGTGCCGCTACTTAGCAAAAAATATACAGAAAATAATGGAATAGAGAAAGGAATTTATTTTAAGAATGTTTCTTTTCAATATGAAGGACCTCAATCTCCGTGTGTTTTAAAAGGTATCAATTTATTTATTCCGGAAGGAAAAATTACTGCTATTGTTGGAGCTAGCGGCAGCGGTAAAACCACGTTGATAAAAATGCTTTTGAAATTCTATGAACCAATAGAAGGTAAGATAAAATTTAATCATCTCAATATAAATGAAGTTTCTCCAACAGATCTTAGAAAGAATTGCGGTGTAGTTATGCAGGACGGTTTTATTTTTTCTGATACAATTGAGCGAAATATTGCCACAAGTGATGAAATTATTAATTATGAAAAACTAAATAAAGCTTTAGAAACTGCAAATATCAAGTCTTTTGTGGAAGAACTTCCTCTAGGACTTAACACGAAAATTGGTGCTTCAGGAAACGGTATTTCAGGTGGGCAAAAACAAAGAATTCTTATTGCAAGGGCAGTTTATAAAAATCCTCACTTCATTTTATTTGACGAAGCAACATCGGCTTTAGACGCAGAAAATGAAAAAATTATTCATGATAATTTACAATCTTTCTTTAAAGGAAAAACGGTGATAATAGTGGCACACAGACTTTCTACAGTAAAAAATGCAGATCAAATTATTGTACTTAAAAATGGTCAAATAGTTGAGCAGGGAAACCACCAAGAATTGGTAAGCAAAAAAGCAGACTATTTTAATCTGGTTAAAAATCAACTGGAATTAGGTAATTAA
- a CDS encoding AAA family ATPase, with the protein MQLPTREIEMSYDYKKVVSFLIETAEKHLGKKFQIPKNEQGIIFGILAWFLEDELVAKEMKIDLSKGILLTGPIGCGKTTLLKLMQKIPSNRKNFGVYATRQVVSEFMQTGFETIEKYSRGNLYNETRQMRSICFDDLGAETTSKYFGNDCNVMAEILLTRYDLYKEKGLITHITTNLTAGEIESIYGNRLRSRMREMFNLFGYDEISKDKRK; encoded by the coding sequence ATGCAACTTCCGACAAGAGAAATCGAGATGTCTTATGATTACAAAAAAGTGGTTTCCTTCCTCATCGAAACTGCTGAAAAACATCTCGGCAAAAAATTTCAAATTCCCAAAAATGAACAGGGAATTATCTTTGGAATTTTGGCTTGGTTCCTTGAAGATGAATTGGTGGCAAAGGAAATGAAAATTGATTTAAGCAAAGGAATTCTCCTAACAGGACCAATTGGGTGTGGAAAAACGACTTTGTTGAAATTAATGCAAAAAATTCCTTCAAACAGAAAAAATTTTGGAGTTTATGCAACACGTCAGGTTGTTTCAGAATTTATGCAAACGGGATTTGAAACTATTGAAAAATACTCTCGTGGCAACCTTTACAATGAAACAAGGCAAATGCGTTCTATTTGCTTTGACGATCTTGGAGCGGAAACTACCTCGAAATATTTCGGAAACGATTGCAATGTAATGGCGGAAATTCTGCTAACTCGTTACGATTTGTACAAGGAAAAAGGATTGATTACGCATATAACCACTAATCTTACCGCTGGTGAAATTGAATCCATTTATGGAAATCGCCTGCGCTCAAGAATGCGTGAAATGTTTAACCTTTTTGGTTACGATGAAATATCAAAAGATAAGAGAAAATGA
- a CDS encoding helix-turn-helix domain-containing protein: MALEVLTKEDLQNFKSELLQEIKGLFHFKTTEQKLWLKSSEVKELLKISSGTLQTLRINGTLRFSKVGGTLYYNYEDIEKMLNKK; this comes from the coding sequence ATGGCACTCGAAGTATTGACAAAAGAAGACCTTCAAAATTTCAAATCAGAACTCTTACAAGAAATTAAAGGGTTGTTTCATTTCAAAACAACCGAGCAGAAATTGTGGCTCAAATCCTCAGAAGTGAAAGAACTTCTGAAAATTTCATCTGGCACTCTACAAACTTTGCGCATTAATGGAACTTTAAGGTTTTCGAAAGTGGGCGGAACACTTTATTACAATTACGAAGACATCGAAAAAATGTTGAATAAAAAATAA
- a CDS encoding RteC domain-containing protein, translating to MEIDNPIVFSELAIKLSLDSLSKLKNYVLKNPFQNVDEEINFFKNVKPRILSKLIYHNSIFRIETKKPNGGEKIIRKYYEAELAKLKNYFENNLEFYKYYRTGSNYLDNHYFLRGKYDIKLSLDTYFFESDHTFTTSHDYKVAKIIANDQLQVYLENELSNLYKNYCKDEKPLLHSGLKWTAPKVSLIELLYALHAEGVFNNGALELKEVAESFEKMFNIDLGQFHRVFLEIRIRKSSKTKFLDNLKETLIKRMDDADEN from the coding sequence ATGGAAATAGATAATCCTATCGTATTTTCCGAGCTAGCCATCAAGTTGAGTTTGGATTCACTCTCGAAACTAAAGAACTACGTTCTCAAAAACCCATTCCAAAATGTTGATGAAGAAATCAACTTTTTCAAAAATGTAAAACCGAGGATTCTTTCTAAGTTAATTTATCATAATTCAATTTTTCGAATTGAAACTAAAAAACCAAATGGTGGTGAGAAGATAATAAGGAAATATTATGAGGCAGAATTAGCCAAACTCAAGAACTACTTTGAGAATAATTTAGAATTTTACAAATATTATCGAACAGGAAGCAACTATTTAGATAATCATTATTTTTTACGTGGAAAATACGATATAAAATTAAGTTTAGACACATATTTTTTCGAATCCGATCACACTTTTACAACCTCTCACGACTATAAGGTTGCGAAAATTATTGCGAACGACCAACTACAGGTATATTTAGAAAATGAATTGTCAAACCTTTATAAAAATTATTGTAAAGATGAAAAACCATTGCTTCATTCAGGATTAAAATGGACAGCACCAAAAGTTTCACTAATTGAATTGCTTTATGCTTTACATGCTGAAGGAGTTTTTAACAATGGCGCTTTGGAACTGAAAGAAGTTGCAGAAAGTTTTGAGAAAATGTTCAATATCGATCTAGGACAGTTTCATAGAGTTTTCCTTGAAATTAGAATACGTAAATCTTCCAAAACAAAATTTCTAGATAATCTGAAAGAAACTCTGATAAAGCGAATGGACGATGCAGATGAAAATTAA
- a CDS encoding Eco57I restriction-modification methylase domain-containing protein translates to MIKSKIGKSDISVVEGTRKDEVIVFEGPTDLLSFLQLQKDNQVKNTRTLVALNSVVNADKFINAFQDFEGKIFLCLDGDEAGNYATKKILSEMKDLKIKDVRLLYGISETGHNDLSDYLQKKVENLKKSLNLESLKHSHNGNPEPQSETISQTLQLAGRTSERDLGKPEQISQSEQENHQQSGQKMDGENARDGFTGAVGSHLRGTGKVGTPALGTQPKNAQENAGTENSVVGRLSEIDGKTGIAELDRILDQHRGQKPTNEQVAEIVSATCFVSDDKEVHLKEHLNITDELKNICRQFKSGGTAKEGRGILDEYYTDTKIVETVRNLIKDHFSGKNHISVLEPSVGTGNFINASKNLSENTSINSFEINETSAKITKILNPETTVNLRSFETEFILENGTKKSPENFSEKYDLVLGNPPYGEHRGIYKGLGEESKISKYEDYFVKRSLDSLKPNGILAMVLPTGWMNRQKKLKSAELLEAFRLPLGAFSGTKIGTDIVILKKTSDKLSRDYSDYFEKNSAHILGSIKEKTNRFGKLEKYVSGSLEDALAILEQLQNNKKQVRIGNLFEDFYAENSPPPKPLQKTERVPVKKTQDAEEKNAEVFDRTAQIDLAKTKVEDVLALLSHIKFKSSLVNSEILRYEKLKTELSEKPEKFHQKQIEQLLKKAEIIIKSRKDRNSEYEIQTKPEIKKGILKYQFFKNDEIVDTALQNSSNISPEQISAFQDTEYDGTLNNRGKHYKFANYFEGRWMHDFYYAEGNIYAKLEQLERDFVDKKAVGGMENQYEKQKSLLESVLPKPKNLEDIIISPNHEFVHQFSMGKVEKEKWNPNTRQTETVKEDASLAETFKAFVSSLPASAFAGSSSWEVRSFVDNENVTGSDKERNALIRERRKDAANDLFTKYVREELSEETRNRFVAEFNKKFNNIHVPDYSQFPLFSKINKNFKGEPLFLTEVQRAGVGRLTTKGVGLLAHEVGFGKTLSGIISMHEAMQRGNAKRPLIVVPNANILKQWVETIFESIPEAKLNILGNLGKDYDLSNFDNKDGEITLVTYEGFNNIGFSRETTEQLASKFSYITESELKSVKNSERDTQIEIQKEKEVEGKMRRGKIYDWEDFGFDHITFDEVHNANHIVGKVRIEDRRFSSDFRNQNQRTSGLGINAWMACQYIQEKNNGRNVSLLSATPFTNKPLEYYSILSLIANKRLEESGYFNVNNFFETFMEADNEMEIGATGDVKFKSNVRRFKNNSLFQQLLSEFIDLKGEEDNPELTRPNRINKEYKIEQNDLTKEQFEILNDSFSEKEPGAILTHILNARLIAISPYLSIHYEDENPTTKEFIENSPKLKLTMDLISQNKKDVPNAGQIIYSELAVAEFPKLKEYLVSEIGFKPNEVGIITGSTTKNQRIDIQNDFNSGKIKVIIGSEAIQEGMNLQEKTSDMYLLSLPYNFTSLRQVEGRAWRQGNQWENVRINYMLTNDSIDVFMLQKLQAKQARYLEAMKKGANVVDVSDVNTQELKTAIITKPETRANIEIELLKKKLQNEKDRYFADQSFVLRKFEDYTKVKEKLDYAISSLKRVEQWAKDAGEDSTWNRHIYNYEDNVSRAKQELQETIDHLAKKGVNISEIELQNELTEKKIAEFEEQIEKLPEVQSALVLQYQKENKERLRKVSLVDHLEERKVENGVLYLRENKNMKIAESGMKWNR, encoded by the coding sequence CTTAATTTAGAATCTTTAAAACACAGCCATAATGGAAATCCTGAACCTCAATCCGAAACAATATCCCAAACTCTCCAATTGGCAGGAAGAACATCTGAACGAGACCTTGGAAAACCTGAGCAAATCAGCCAATCCGAGCAAGAAAACCATCAGCAGAGCGGACAAAAAATGGACGGCGAAAATGCTAGAGATGGATTTACAGGCGCAGTCGGGAGCCATCTTCGAGGAACAGGAAAAGTGGGAACACCCGCACTTGGAACACAACCAAAAAATGCTCAAGAAAATGCGGGAACAGAAAATTCCGTGGTCGGACGGTTATCCGAAATAGATGGCAAAACAGGAATTGCTGAATTAGACCGAATTTTAGACCAACATAGAGGTCAGAAACCGACTAACGAACAAGTTGCGGAAATCGTCTCCGCGACTTGTTTTGTTTCGGATGATAAGGAGGTTCATCTGAAAGAGCATCTGAACATTACCGACGAACTCAAAAATATTTGCCGTCAGTTCAAAAGTGGCGGAACCGCAAAGGAAGGTCGTGGAATTCTTGACGAATATTATACCGACACCAAAATCGTCGAAACCGTCCGAAATTTAATCAAAGACCATTTTTCGGGGAAGAACCATATTTCAGTGCTTGAACCGAGTGTTGGAACGGGAAATTTCATCAATGCCTCGAAAAATTTAAGCGAAAACACTTCCATCAATTCTTTTGAAATCAACGAGACTTCGGCGAAAATTACCAAAATCCTAAATCCTGAAACTACAGTAAATCTGCGTTCTTTCGAGACGGAATTTATCCTTGAGAACGGCACGAAGAAAAGTCCTGAAAATTTTTCGGAAAAATACGATTTGGTTCTCGGAAATCCACCTTATGGAGAACATCGTGGAATCTACAAAGGTTTGGGAGAGGAAAGCAAAATCTCAAAATATGAGGACTATTTTGTAAAGCGTTCGTTGGATTCTTTAAAACCAAACGGGATCTTGGCAATGGTGCTTCCTACGGGATGGATGAACCGGCAAAAAAAATTGAAATCCGCCGAATTGCTTGAAGCTTTCCGATTGCCTCTTGGTGCTTTTTCGGGAACGAAAATCGGAACGGACATTGTGATTCTGAAAAAGACTTCCGATAAATTGTCGCGGGATTATTCCGATTATTTCGAGAAAAATTCCGCCCATATTTTGGGAAGCATCAAGGAAAAAACCAACCGTTTCGGAAAACTTGAGAAATATGTTTCCGGAAGTTTGGAAGACGCTCTCGCTATTCTTGAGCAACTTCAAAACAACAAAAAGCAAGTCCGTATTGGAAATCTATTTGAAGACTTTTATGCAGAAAATTCACCGCCACCAAAACCTTTGCAAAAAACGGAAAGAGTTCCGGTCAAAAAAACGCAGGATGCAGAAGAAAAAAATGCAGAAGTTTTTGACCGAACTGCTCAAATCGATTTGGCGAAAACGAAAGTGGAAGACGTTTTGGCGCTCCTTTCCCACATCAAGTTTAAGTCTTCACTCGTTAATTCTGAGATTCTACGCTATGAAAAATTAAAGACTGAACTTTCAGAGAAACCCGAGAAATTTCACCAAAAACAGATTGAGCAACTGCTGAAAAAGGCGGAAATCATCATCAAATCTAGAAAGGATAGAAATTCGGAATATGAAATTCAGACGAAACCCGAAATCAAGAAGGGAATCCTGAAATATCAGTTTTTTAAGAATGATGAAATCGTAGATACGGCGCTTCAAAACTCTTCCAACATCAGTCCCGAACAAATTTCTGCTTTTCAGGATACGGAATATGACGGAACGCTCAACAACAGGGGAAAACATTACAAATTTGCCAACTATTTTGAAGGACGATGGATGCACGATTTTTATTATGCCGAAGGAAACATCTACGCGAAATTGGAGCAATTGGAACGGGATTTTGTCGATAAAAAAGCAGTCGGCGGAATGGAAAACCAATACGAAAAACAGAAGTCGCTCCTTGAAAGCGTTCTCCCAAAACCCAAAAATTTGGAGGACATCATCATCAGTCCAAACCACGAGTTTGTCCACCAATTTTCTATGGGAAAAGTGGAAAAAGAAAAATGGAATCCGAACACGAGACAAACCGAAACCGTGAAAGAAGACGCTTCTTTAGCGGAAACTTTTAAGGCATTTGTGAGTTCCTTGCCTGCTTCTGCATTTGCAGGTTCGTCGTCGTGGGAAGTGCGCAGTTTCGTGGACAATGAAAATGTGACCGGAAGCGACAAGGAAAGAAATGCGCTGATTCGGGAACGAAGAAAGGATGCCGCAAACGACCTTTTCACAAAATATGTGAGAGAGGAACTTTCCGAAGAAACCCGAAATCGCTTTGTGGCGGAATTCAACAAAAAATTCAACAATATCCACGTTCCGGATTATTCGCAGTTTCCATTGTTTTCAAAAATCAACAAAAATTTCAAGGGTGAACCGCTTTTCTTGACCGAAGTTCAGCGAGCAGGAGTCGGAAGATTAACCACGAAAGGTGTCGGACTTTTGGCGCACGAAGTGGGATTCGGGAAAACGCTTTCGGGAATTATCTCGATGCACGAAGCGATGCAGAGAGGAAATGCGAAACGACCTTTAATCGTGGTTCCCAATGCAAATATCTTGAAGCAATGGGTGGAAACCATTTTTGAATCCATTCCCGAAGCAAAGTTGAATATTTTGGGAAACTTGGGAAAAGATTACGATTTGTCAAATTTTGACAATAAAGACGGGGAAATTACTTTGGTGACTTACGAAGGTTTCAACAATATTGGTTTTTCAAGGGAGACGACGGAACAACTTGCTTCCAAGTTTTCCTACATCACGGAATCTGAATTAAAATCGGTGAAAAACAGCGAAAGAGATACGCAGATTGAGATTCAAAAAGAAAAAGAGGTGGAAGGAAAAATGAGGCGCGGAAAAATTTATGATTGGGAGGATTTCGGTTTCGACCACATCACTTTCGATGAAGTGCACAATGCCAATCACATCGTCGGGAAAGTGAGGATTGAGGACAGAAGATTTTCTTCGGATTTTAGAAATCAGAATCAGCGGACATCGGGGTTGGGAATCAATGCTTGGATGGCGTGTCAATACATTCAGGAAAAAAATAACGGCAGGAATGTTTCGCTTCTTTCGGCGACGCCTTTCACGAATAAGCCTTTGGAATACTACTCTATTTTGTCGCTTATCGCCAATAAAAGATTGGAGGAAAGCGGATATTTCAATGTGAACAACTTCTTTGAAACCTTTATGGAAGCCGACAACGAGATGGAAATCGGTGCGACAGGCGATGTAAAATTCAAATCGAATGTGCGAAGATTTAAGAATAATTCACTTTTTCAGCAATTGTTGTCGGAGTTTATTGATTTGAAGGGTGAAGAAGACAATCCCGAACTGACGCGACCTAACCGAATCAATAAAGAGTACAAAATTGAGCAAAATGATTTGACGAAGGAACAATTTGAAATTTTGAATGATTCTTTTTCGGAGAAGGAACCGGGAGCGATTCTAACTCATATCCTGAATGCGAGATTAATTGCGATTTCACCTTACCTTTCCATTCATTACGAAGATGAAAATCCCACCACAAAAGAATTTATCGAAAATTCACCGAAACTGAAACTGACGATGGATTTGATTTCCCAAAATAAAAAGGATGTTCCGAATGCAGGACAAATCATCTATTCCGAATTGGCGGTTGCAGAATTTCCGAAATTGAAGGAATATTTGGTTTCGGAAATCGGTTTTAAACCCAATGAAGTCGGAATTATTACGGGATCGACCACAAAAAATCAGCGGATTGACATTCAGAACGATTTTAATTCGGGGAAAATTAAGGTGATTATCGGAAGTGAGGCGATTCAGGAAGGAATGAATCTGCAGGAAAAAACTTCGGATATGTATCTGCTTTCCCTACCCTACAATTTTACTTCGCTTCGGCAAGTGGAAGGTCGCGCTTGGAGACAGGGAAACCAATGGGAAAATGTGCGCATCAATTATATGCTTACCAACGACAGCATCGATGTTTTTATGCTTCAAAAATTGCAGGCAAAACAGGCGAGATATCTTGAAGCGATGAAAAAGGGAGCAAATGTGGTAGATGTTTCCGATGTGAACACACAGGAACTGAAAACCGCCATCATCACTAAACCTGAAACTCGTGCGAACATCGAAATTGAACTTTTAAAGAAAAAACTGCAAAATGAAAAAGACCGATATTTCGCCGACCAATCTTTTGTCCTACGAAAATTTGAGGATTATACTAAAGTAAAAGAAAAGTTGGACTACGCCATCTCAAGTTTGAAAAGAGTAGAACAATGGGCGAAAGACGCAGGTGAAGACAGCACTTGGAATCGCCATATCTATAATTACGAAGACAATGTGAGCCGAGCAAAACAGGAACTGCAGGAAACCATCGACCATCTCGCAAAAAAAGGCGTGAATATCTCTGAAATTGAACTGCAAAACGAACTCACCGAAAAGAAAATTGCCGAATTTGAGGAGCAGATTGAGAAACTTCCCGAAGTTCAGTCTGCTTTGGTGTTGCAATATCAGAAGGAAAATAAGGAACGGTTGAGAAAGGTTTCTTTGGTGGATCATTTGGAGGAAAGGAAGGTGGAGAATGGGGTTTTGTACTTGAGAGAAAATAAAAATATGAAAATTGCGGAATCGGGTATGAAGTGGAATAGGTGA
- a CDS encoding DUF3853 family protein, whose amino-acid sequence MKVTDGIDNKKYLWQLTIEEFKDLHKEITKERNYEYGIKGLAKILGVSRSKAYNIKASGILGDAIIQNGKVIVIDVEKALQLFSESNR is encoded by the coding sequence ATGAAGGTAACTGACGGCATTGATAACAAGAAATATCTATGGCAACTTACGATTGAAGAGTTCAAAGACCTTCACAAAGAAATTACCAAAGAAAGGAATTACGAATACGGAATAAAAGGTTTGGCAAAAATTTTGGGTGTTTCCCGTTCGAAAGCTTATAACATTAAAGCTTCGGGGATTTTGGGTGACGCAATTATCCAAAACGGAAAAGTGATTGTGATTGATGTTGAAAAAGCACTTCAACTTTTTTCAGAAAGTAATCGGTGA